From one Fibrobacter sp. genomic stretch:
- a CDS encoding mannose-1-phosphate guanylyltransferase/mannose-6-phosphate isomerase, with amino-acid sequence MINLILCGGSGTRLWPVSRSLMPKQFAPLFDGQSLFRKTVVTNSAVCESQFIVSNADQFFLAKDQLEAEGHKGSKFLLEPVGRNTAPAIALACLTMDPETIVLVSPSDHVIRKKDAYKLALLRAEELAQAGNLVTFGITPTSPETGYGYIEADGENVKRFVEKPDLATAEKYLVAGNFYWNSGIFCFKAKTFLEELGKYSPDILAASKAALENAPIEEGEPIRIDRDDMLAIPSNSIDYAVMEKSKKVKVVPSDIGWSDLGSFASLYGEYPHDENGNNLNQRHIAVGSKNSLVLGTQRAIATIDLDKMLIVDTPDALLVAPLSSSQKVKKVVEELKARGSDLINVPQTVSRPWGTYSVLESSERYKMKRIVVKPGKRLSLQKHLHRSEHWVVVSGTATCTVGDKVFYVRPNESTYIPVGEVHRLQNEGKLPLVIVEVQVGEYTGEDDIIRVEDDFHRCK; translated from the coding sequence ATGATTAACCTGATTCTTTGTGGTGGTTCGGGCACGCGCCTTTGGCCTGTGAGCCGTTCTCTGATGCCCAAGCAGTTTGCACCGCTCTTTGACGGGCAGTCTCTCTTCCGTAAGACTGTCGTCACGAACTCTGCCGTGTGCGAATCGCAGTTCATTGTCTCCAACGCCGACCAGTTCTTCCTCGCGAAGGACCAGCTCGAGGCGGAAGGCCATAAGGGAAGCAAGTTCCTCCTGGAACCCGTGGGCCGCAACACCGCTCCCGCGATTGCGCTTGCTTGCCTTACGATGGACCCTGAGACTATCGTACTCGTGTCTCCGTCGGATCACGTGATTCGTAAGAAGGATGCGTACAAGTTAGCGCTGCTTCGCGCTGAGGAACTCGCCCAGGCGGGGAATCTCGTGACGTTCGGCATCACGCCGACAAGCCCCGAGACGGGTTACGGCTACATCGAGGCCGATGGCGAGAACGTGAAGCGCTTCGTGGAAAAGCCCGATCTCGCTACTGCCGAGAAGTACCTTGTGGCTGGCAACTTCTACTGGAATAGCGGCATCTTCTGCTTCAAGGCCAAGACGTTCCTCGAGGAACTGGGCAAGTATTCTCCGGATATCCTTGCCGCCTCCAAGGCTGCGCTCGAAAATGCCCCGATCGAAGAAGGCGAACCCATCCGCATCGACCGCGACGACATGCTCGCCATCCCGAGCAACTCCATCGACTACGCCGTGATGGAAAAGTCCAAGAAGGTGAAGGTCGTCCCGAGCGACATCGGCTGGAGCGACCTTGGAAGCTTTGCAAGCCTTTACGGCGAATACCCGCACGACGAAAACGGCAACAACTTGAACCAGCGCCACATCGCGGTTGGTTCCAAGAACTCCCTCGTGCTGGGAACGCAGCGCGCCATCGCGACTATCGACCTCGACAAGATGCTCATCGTCGATACTCCGGACGCCCTCCTCGTGGCTCCGCTCAGCAGCAGCCAGAAGGTGAAGAAAGTCGTGGAAGAACTCAAGGCCCGCGGCTCTGACCTCATCAACGTGCCGCAGACGGTGAGTCGCCCGTGGGGTACGTACTCCGTGCTGGAATCCTCCGAACGCTACAAGATGAAGCGCATCGTGGTGAAGCCGGGCAAGCGCCTCAGCCTGCAGAAGCACCTGCACCGTTCCGAACACTGGGTGGTCGTGAGCGGTACCGCTACCTGCACTGTCGGCGACAAGGTGTTCTACGTGCGCCCGAACGAATCGACCTACATCCCGGTGGGTGAAGTCCACCGCCTGCAGAACGAAGGCAAGCTCCCGCTTGTCATCGTGGAAGTGCAGGTGGGCGAATACACCGGCGAAGACGACATCATCCGCGTGGAAGACGACTTCCATCGTTGCAAGTAA
- a CDS encoding polysaccharide biosynthesis/export family protein: MRMNVPDETAEGSIDYNGIKVVVHSIETGDFGIGASADVDSSSSGARDLSDLIVDSLPSLEYRIGPLDMVQVVVWEHPELTSPMGQYQPAGQRVTTDGMLFYPYAGEIKAAGLTAQELRTEITKRLSDKILNDPQVDVRVTGYNSLKAFISGAVNKPGFVPFNEMPMTIPNAIAAVGGFAEEADPSLLQLRRGDKVYSINYLEAFRTNLPLDRILLKPDDQIFVPALSETQKENRVYVMGEVARTGIVNVNQGKLSLVEALATSGGLNASTASARLIYVIRNTSETRIDVFHLDAKNAMALAMAERFNLNARDIVYVDASGIATWNRIIGQILPTVNGVYNGIAAARNVELIMNGK; encoded by the coding sequence ATGCGAATGAATGTCCCGGACGAAACAGCGGAAGGTTCCATAGATTACAATGGCATCAAGGTGGTCGTTCACTCTATCGAAACGGGTGATTTTGGTATCGGAGCTTCAGCCGACGTCGATTCTTCATCGTCCGGTGCAAGGGATCTTTCCGACTTGATTGTTGATTCCCTTCCGAGCCTGGAATACCGCATTGGTCCTCTGGACATGGTCCAGGTGGTGGTGTGGGAACACCCGGAACTTACGTCCCCGATGGGCCAGTACCAGCCGGCAGGCCAGCGTGTGACGACCGACGGTATGCTTTTCTACCCTTATGCAGGCGAGATTAAGGCTGCGGGCCTCACAGCTCAGGAACTCCGTACCGAAATCACGAAGCGTCTATCCGACAAGATTCTTAACGATCCGCAGGTCGATGTGCGCGTGACGGGTTACAACAGCCTCAAGGCGTTTATTTCCGGTGCGGTAAACAAGCCGGGATTTGTTCCTTTTAACGAAATGCCGATGACGATTCCGAACGCTATTGCTGCTGTGGGTGGTTTTGCCGAAGAAGCGGATCCGTCTCTCTTGCAACTGCGCCGTGGCGACAAAGTCTACAGCATTAACTACCTGGAAGCTTTTAGGACGAACCTCCCGCTTGACCGCATCTTGCTTAAACCCGATGACCAGATTTTCGTTCCGGCACTTTCCGAAACGCAAAAAGAAAATCGCGTGTACGTGATGGGTGAAGTCGCAAGGACGGGAATCGTGAACGTGAACCAGGGGAAGCTTTCTCTTGTCGAAGCTCTGGCCACATCTGGTGGCTTGAATGCGAGTACGGCTTCGGCTAGGCTGATCTATGTTATCCGCAATACGTCTGAAACGCGGATAGACGTGTTCCATTTGGATGCGAAGAACGCGATGGCCTTGGCCATGGCCGAAAGGTTCAACCTGAATGCGCGTGATATTGTTTATGTGGATGCTTCTGGCATTGCAACGTGGAACCGCATTATTGGTCAGATTCTTCCGACTGTCAACGGTGTGTACAATGGCATCGCTGCCGCTCGCAACGTAGAACTTATCATGAACGGCAAGTAG
- a CDS encoding low molecular weight protein-tyrosine-phosphatase codes for MKNILVVCTGNICRSPTGEYLLKKELGEGFKVMSAGLGALVDHPAHEISQKIAMQHGVDMSAHRARQINLDILKWADLVLVMENGHKVELQRRYPDMGEKIHRYGEAQQVDIPDPYRRPENAFVLAWNFISKLTPYWVEKIKKSEDK; via the coding sequence ATGAAGAACATACTTGTTGTTTGTACAGGTAATATCTGTCGTAGTCCTACGGGAGAGTACCTGTTGAAAAAGGAATTGGGTGAAGGCTTTAAGGTGATGAGCGCCGGGCTCGGTGCGCTTGTCGATCATCCTGCGCACGAAATTAGTCAGAAGATTGCTATGCAGCATGGCGTTGACATGAGCGCCCATCGCGCTCGCCAGATAAATCTGGATATCCTCAAGTGGGCCGATTTGGTTCTAGTAATGGAAAATGGCCATAAGGTGGAACTTCAACGCCGTTATCCGGATATGGGCGAAAAGATTCACCGCTACGGCGAGGCGCAGCAGGTGGATATCCCTGACCCGTACCGCCGTCCCGAAAACGCTTTCGTGCTTGCATGGAATTTTATTTCGAAACTGACTCCTTATTGGGTAGAGAAGATTAAAAAGAGCGAGGACAAATAA
- the rfbC gene encoding dTDP-4-dehydrorhamnose 3,5-epimerase, with product MGKFNFIKTSIEGVTIVEPTVFGDHRGYFMETYNKAEFDAAGLDMVFVQDNESKSKKGVLRGLHFQKKNPQGKLVRVIDGEVFDVAVDLRKGSPTFGKWEGVTLSSENKKQFYIPEGFAHGFVVLSETATFVYKCTRLYDPKDEGGLMWNDPAIGIEWPVGNGFEPLLSEKDTKNPALKDLGFAFEL from the coding sequence ATGGGAAAGTTTAATTTCATCAAGACCTCCATCGAGGGCGTGACGATTGTAGAGCCGACGGTCTTCGGCGACCATCGTGGTTATTTCATGGAAACCTACAACAAGGCGGAATTCGATGCCGCCGGTCTCGACATGGTCTTCGTGCAGGATAACGAATCCAAGAGCAAGAAGGGCGTGCTCCGCGGGCTGCATTTCCAGAAGAAAAACCCGCAGGGCAAACTTGTCCGCGTAATCGATGGCGAAGTTTTTGACGTGGCGGTGGACTTGCGCAAGGGTAGCCCGACGTTCGGCAAGTGGGAAGGCGTGACGCTTTCTTCCGAAAACAAGAAGCAGTTCTACATTCCCGAAGGTTTTGCCCACGGGTTCGTGGTCCTCAGCGAAACCGCAACTTTTGTTTACAAGTGCACCCGCCTGTACGACCCGAAGGACGAAGGCGGCCTGATGTGGAACGACCCCGCCATCGGTATCGAATGGCCGGTCGGGAACGGCTTTGAACCGCTCCTTTCCGAAAAGGACACGAAGAACCCCGCCCTCAAGGACTTGGGCTTCGCGTTCGAACTATAG
- a CDS encoding dTDP-glucose 4,6-dehydratase, which translates to MKRSIVITGGAGFIGSHVVRLFVNKYPDYKIINLDKLTYAGNLANLKDIEGKPNYKFVKMDICDFDAFYKLMQDEHVDGIIHLAAESHVDRSIKDPFTFAKTNVMGTLSLLQAAKLYWESLPEKYEGKRFYHISTDEVYGALKMNHPEGITPPFTTTASSSEHHLAYGDDFFYETTKYTPHSPYSASKAGSDHFVRAFHDTYGMPTIVTNCSNNYGPYQFPEKLIPLFINNIRHKKPLPVYGKGENVRDWLFVEDHARAIDVIFHNGKIAETYNIGGFNEWKNIDIIKVVIKTVDRLLGRAEGEDMNLITYVTDRLGHDARYAIDSTKLQKELGWEPSLQFEEGIEKTVRWYLDNQEWLDNITSGDYEKYYEKMYGNR; encoded by the coding sequence ATGAAACGTTCTATCGTCATTACCGGCGGTGCGGGCTTTATCGGGAGCCACGTGGTTCGCCTGTTCGTGAACAAGTATCCGGACTACAAGATCATCAACCTCGACAAGCTCACTTACGCGGGCAACCTCGCGAACCTCAAGGACATCGAGGGCAAGCCGAACTACAAGTTCGTGAAGATGGACATCTGCGATTTTGACGCGTTCTACAAGCTCATGCAGGACGAGCATGTCGACGGCATTATCCACCTTGCGGCCGAAAGCCATGTGGACCGCTCCATCAAGGACCCGTTCACCTTCGCAAAGACAAACGTCATGGGCACATTGAGCCTGTTGCAGGCCGCGAAGCTCTATTGGGAAAGCCTCCCCGAAAAGTACGAAGGCAAGCGCTTCTACCACATTTCCACCGATGAAGTCTATGGTGCCTTGAAGATGAACCACCCGGAAGGAATCACGCCTCCGTTCACGACGACTGCTTCGAGCTCCGAACATCACCTGGCTTATGGTGACGACTTCTTCTACGAGACGACGAAGTACACGCCGCATTCTCCGTATTCCGCTAGCAAGGCGGGTTCCGACCACTTTGTGCGCGCGTTCCACGACACTTACGGCATGCCGACCATCGTGACGAACTGCTCCAACAACTACGGCCCGTACCAGTTCCCCGAAAAACTGATTCCGCTCTTCATCAACAACATCCGCCACAAGAAGCCGCTGCCGGTTTACGGCAAGGGCGAGAACGTGCGCGACTGGCTCTTCGTGGAAGACCACGCCCGCGCCATCGACGTGATTTTCCATAACGGGAAGATTGCCGAGACGTATAACATTGGTGGCTTCAACGAATGGAAGAACATCGACATCATCAAGGTCGTCATCAAGACGGTGGATAGATTGCTCGGTCGTGCCGAAGGCGAAGACATGAACCTCATCACCTACGTGACGGACCGCCTGGGCCACGACGCCCGCTACGCGATTGACTCCACCAAGCTCCAGAAGGAACTCGGCTGGGAACCGTCTCTGCAGTTCGAAGAAGGCATCGAGAAGACGGTGCGCTGGTACCTCGACAACCAGGAATGGCTCGACAACATCACGAGCGGCGACTACGAAAAGTATTACGAAAAAATGTACGGGAATAGATAG
- the rfbA gene encoding glucose-1-phosphate thymidylyltransferase RfbA: protein MKGIVLAGGSGTRLYPLTMVTSKQLLPVYDKPMIYYPLSTLMLAGIRDILIISTPTDLPNFERLLGDGSAMGLNLSYKVQPSPDGLAQAFILGEEFIGDDCCAMVLGDNIFYGNGFSPLLKAAVKNAEENGRASVFGYYVEDPERFGVVEFDDKGKVISVEEKPKEPKSNYAITGLYFYDNRVSGFAKAQKPSARGELEITDLNKTYLDMGELDVKLLGRGFAWLDTGTMDSLIEAGEFVKMVENRQGIQISAVEEIAYINGWISKEKLLESAAKYGKSPYGQHLRKVAEGKIRY, encoded by the coding sequence ATGAAAGGAATCGTACTCGCCGGAGGCTCCGGCACGCGCCTGTACCCGCTGACCATGGTCACGAGTAAACAGCTCCTGCCCGTTTACGACAAGCCGATGATTTATTATCCGCTGTCGACGCTTATGCTGGCGGGTATCCGTGACATCCTGATTATTTCTACTCCGACGGACTTGCCGAATTTCGAGCGCCTCCTCGGTGACGGTTCCGCGATGGGCCTCAATCTGAGTTACAAAGTGCAGCCCAGTCCCGACGGACTTGCGCAGGCGTTTATCCTGGGCGAGGAATTCATCGGTGACGATTGCTGTGCGATGGTGCTCGGCGACAACATTTTTTACGGGAACGGCTTCAGCCCGCTTTTGAAGGCCGCGGTGAAGAACGCCGAAGAAAACGGACGCGCGAGCGTGTTCGGCTACTACGTGGAGGACCCGGAACGATTCGGTGTCGTTGAATTTGACGACAAGGGCAAGGTGATTTCGGTCGAAGAAAAGCCGAAGGAACCCAAGAGCAACTACGCCATCACAGGCCTTTACTTCTATGACAATCGCGTCTCGGGATTCGCGAAGGCCCAGAAGCCCAGCGCCCGCGGCGAACTCGAAATTACGGACCTCAACAAGACGTATCTCGACATGGGCGAGTTGGATGTGAAACTCCTCGGTCGTGGATTCGCATGGCTCGATACCGGTACGATGGACAGTCTCATCGAAGCGGGCGAGTTCGTGAAGATGGTGGAAAACCGCCAGGGTATCCAGATTTCTGCCGTCGAGGAAATCGCCTACATCAACGGCTGGATTTCCAAGGAAAAACTGCTGGAATCTGCCGCCAAGTACGGCAAATCCCCCTATGGTCAGCACCTGCGCAAGGTCGCGGAAGGAAAGATAAGGTATTAA